One part of the Carassius gibelio isolate Cgi1373 ecotype wild population from Czech Republic chromosome B6, carGib1.2-hapl.c, whole genome shotgun sequence genome encodes these proteins:
- the LOC127960139 gene encoding matrix metalloproteinase-24-like — MAGVGARGRKTGLPGFCWKTCYFHILFWVVSVCGEERTFIVETWLKNYGYLLPHDIRTSDLRSEKAMQSAVAAMQRFYGIPVTGVLDQTTIEWMRKPRCGVPDHPHISRRRRNKRYALTGQKWREKKITYSIHNFTPKVGEKDTQRAIRHAFDVWQTVTPLTFQEVAYSEIKNEGKEADIMIFFASGFHGDSSPFDGEGGFLAHAYFPGPGIGGDTHFDSDEPWTLGNANHDGNDLFLVAVHELGHALGLEHSNDPSAIMAPFYQYMDTHNFKLPLDDLQGIQKIYGIPTAMLEPTRPLPTLPARRTHPTSERKHRPARPPSGDRPSSPGNGRPNICDGNFNTVAFFRREMFVFKDRWFWRLRNNKVQEGYPMLIEQFWKGLPPRIDAAYERSDGKFVFFKGDKYWVFKEVTAEPGYPHSLVELGNCLPRDGIDTALRWEPVGKTYFFKGDQYWRYNEEKRTADPGYPKPISVWKGIPDAPQGAFISREGFYTYFYKGKDYWKFDNQKLTVEPGYPKSILKDWMGCDQSEVEKNKDRHLPHDDVDIMVAINDVPSTVNAIAVVIPCILSLCILVLVYTIFQFKNKNVQQHVTYYKHPVQEWV; from the exons ACATGGCTGAAGAACTATGGCTACCTGCTCCCTCATGACATCCGGACGTCGGACCTGCGATCGGAGAAAGCCATGCAGTCGGCGGTCGCTGCCATGCAGCGCTTTTATGGTATTCCAGTGACGGGAGTGCTTGATCAAACCACCATCGA GTGGATGAGAAAACCTCGGTGTGGAGTCCCAGATCACCCTCACATCAGCCGACGGAGGAGAAATAAACGCTATGCCCTCACTGGTCAGAAATGGAGGGAGAAAAAGATCACATACAG CATACATAATTTCACCCCCAAAGTTGGTGAGAAAGACACCCAGAGGGCCATTCGCCATGCCTTCGACGTCTGGCAGACAGTGACCCCGCTGACCTTTCAGGAAGTGGCCTACTCTGAGATCAAGAACGAGGGTAAAGAGGCGGACATCATGATCTTCTTTGCCTCTGGTTTCCATGGTGACAGTTCTCCTTTTGATGGAGAGGGAGGTTTTTTAGCTCATGCATATTTTCCCGGTCCTGGAATTGGCGGAGACACACACTTTGACTCTGATGAGCCCTGGACATTAGGAAACGCCAATCATGACG GCAATGACCTTTTCCTGGTGGCCGTGCATGAGTTGGGACATGCGTTGGGTCTGGAACATTCCAACGACCCCAGTGCGATCATGGCCCCCTTCTACCAGTACATGGACACGCACAACTTCAAACTGCCTCTAGACGACCTTCAGGGGATCCAGAAAATCTATG GTATTCCCACAGCCATGCTGGAGCCCACCCGACCTCTTCCTACTCTACCTGCACGACGCACACACCCCACCTCTGAGAGGAAACATCGCCCCGCTCGCCCACCCTCTGGAGATCGGCCGTCCTCACCCGGAAATGGAAGACCTAACATCTGCGATGGCAACTTCAACACTGTGGCCTTCTTTCGACGGGAGATGTTTGTTTTTAAG GATCGCTGGTTCTGGCGTTTGCGCAACAACAAAGTTCAGGAAGGCTATCCCATGTTGATAGAGCAGTTCTGGAAGGGTCTGCCTCCTCGCATTGACGCTGCTTACGAGAGATCAGATGGCAAATTTGTGTTCTTCAAAG GGGATAAATACTGGGTCTTCAAGGAGGTTACAGCAGAGCCCGGGTATCCTCACAGCCTGGTAGAGCTGGGCAACTGTCTGCCCCGTGATGGCATCGACACAGCCTTACGCTGGGAACCTGTGGGCAAAACGTACTTCTTCAAGGGTGACCAGTACTGGCGTTACAATGAGGAGAAGCGTACGGCTGACCCAGGCTATCCCAAACCCATCAGTGTCTGGAAGGGCATCCCTGATGCACCACAAGGAGCCTTCATCAGTCGAGAAGGAT TTTATACCTACTTTTACAAAGGAAAGGATTACTGGAAGTTCGATAACCAGAAGTTAACGGTGGAGCCAGGCTACCCAAAATCAATCCTCAAAGACTGGATGGGCTGCGATCAATCAGAAGTAGAAAAGAACAAGGACCGTCACCTCCCTCACGATGACGTTGACATCATGGTCGCCATTAATGACGTACCCAGCACTGTAAACGCAATCGCTGTGGTCATCCCATGCATCCTCTCACTGTGCATTTTGGTCCTTGTATATACTATCTTCCAGTTCAAGAACAAAAATGTCCAACAGCACGTGACCTACTACAAACACCCCGTACAGGAGTGGGTATGA
- the LOC127959369 gene encoding eukaryotic translation initiation factor 6-like: protein MAVRASFEKNNEIGCFAKLTNTYCLVAIGGSENFYSVFEGELSETMPVVHASIAGCRIIGRMCVGNRHGLLVPNNTTDQELQHIRNCLPDPVRIQRVEERLSALGNVIACNDYVALVHPDLDRETEEILADTLKVEVFRQTIAEQVLVGSYCAFSNQGGLVHPKTSIEDQDELSSLLQVPLVAGTVNRGSEVIAAGMVVNDWCAFCGLDTTSTELSVIESVFRLSETQPSAIATTMRDSLIDSLT from the exons ATGGCAGTCCGTGCATCTTTTGAAAAGAATAATGAAATTGGATGCTTTGCCAAGCTCACAAACACATATTGTTTGGTGGCGATTGGGGGTTCAGAAAACTTTTACAG TGTCTTTGAAGGTGAACTGTCAGAAACGATGCCTGTTGTACATGCCTCTATAGCAGGATGCAGAATTATTGGCAGAATGTGTGTGG GAAATCGTCACGGTCTCTTGGTGCCCAACAACACGACAGATCAAGAGTTACAGCACATTAGGAACTGCCTGCCAGATCCAGTGCGCATTCAGAGAGTAGAAGAGCGTCTTTCTGCGCTGGGGAACGTCATCGCTTGTAACGACTACGTTGCTCTAGTTCATCCTGATCTTGACCGA GAAACAGAAGAGATTCTTGCAGACACGCTTAAGGTGGAAGTGTTCAGACAGACGATTGCGGAGCAGGTGCTTGTGGGTAGTTACTGTGCCTTCAGTAACCAGGGAGGCCTCGTCCACCCCAAAACCTCCATAGAAGATCAAGATGAACTCTCATCACTCCTGCAAGTACCTTTAGTG GCTGGGACGGTGAACCGCGGGAGTGAGGTGATCGCTGCTGGTATGGTGGTGAACGACTGGTGTGCCTTCTGTGGGCTGGACACCACGAGCACTGAGCTGTCCGTCATCGAGAGCGTCTTCAGATTGAGTGAAACACAGCCCAGTGCCATCGCTACTACCATGAGAGACTCGCTCATCGACAG CCTCACATAA